From Xiphophorus hellerii strain 12219 chromosome 6, Xiphophorus_hellerii-4.1, whole genome shotgun sequence, the proteins below share one genomic window:
- the LOC116720927 gene encoding uncharacterized protein LOC116720927, with translation MAVKTWGLLTITLFIVVVVILMLHWLNIITLTDVFTSQRNLSKLVIAALDDPKISGALALITTVLFIKSNSLTTILWLVVSAVFSLHWLNIVPLPGFFPSALDGPKISGAVTVSIILSLTLSTSLTTIILAAVNVVFWFNWLNIITLSDVFTSERNISELVFTALDDPTFSGGLALTVTVFFIKSNSLTTTLLVVVSAVFSLHWLNIITLAGFFPSALDDPKISEAMMVTITVFFTLSNPMTTTVFAAVNVVLWFNWLEIISLKDVFSSEINLSEFVFTVLDDPKMLGVLTPAITAFFMSNLWVITLSLTVYAIVCLHRFNIVTLTNFFPSWLKNPKILGVFMVTTAVLLTVSTSLVTALSVVVNVILWSNWLKIINLTDVFTSDRNLLKLVILALDNPKISGVLTLTISVFFFISNVLVITISVIVSLVFSLHRFNIISLTHVFPSGLKNPKILGVLIVTVTVFLTFSTSLITTLSVAVNITLWFNWLDIITVTDLVTLGSDVFMSCNSWSSYSKTRAESSPGAKRLADVVKGKSTLITSQTGCTPVYRLPLEGKQININGCKSFTFGEKSMNCNRNIMVLGAAGAGKSTAINAMINYVLGVRWEDSFRFKLVDEGQSDSQVHSQTSEITVYKLYHQEGFRVNYSLTIIDTPVFGGIGGVDRDKEITEQLRNLFANQEGVGEVDAVCFVVQAGLTELTSTQRYVFDSALSIFGKDVAENIRILVTFADEQQQPVVEAIKVSGVPCPKGADGLPVHFKFNNSVLFANNKPSLVRRMIWPYKEKTFEYWNMGTKNMAGFFASLANIKTIRLTMTNEVLKERKHLESTVEELQKQVKLNLAKLEDIRETNDKLKEHEAEIRNNENFVFHITGRKNRQIDISHTRQYITNCMQCYVTCHYPCGIPNDDGKKGCSAMNQDGYCHVCPGKCFWNVHSNQSFRWEYSQVNEAQTVKELKEKYEKACGQKVTLEELMKNLMSEYRSMQDDVVKLIAEAAKCLNRMKEIVLNPNPLTTPEYINMLIKGEEQEAKPGWEERVQSLMKLKEKAEIIAKVEKEVLGH, from the coding sequence ATGGCTGTCAAGACGTGGGGGTTACTGACCATAACTCTGTTCATCGTTGTGGTTGTAATTCTGATGCTCCACTGGCTGAACATCATCACACTGACTGATGTATTCACATCTCAGAGGAACCTCTCAAAGTTGGTCATCGCAGCATTAGACGATCCAAAGATATCCGGGGCGTTAGCACTGATAACCACTGTGCTCTTCATCAAGTCAAACTCCCTCACAACAATTCTCTGGCTAGTTGTGTCTGCAGTATTTAGCCTGCATTGGTTGAACATCGTTCCACTGCCGGGTTTCTTCCCATCAGCATTAGATGGTCCTAAGATATCAGGAGCAGTAACGGTGTCAATcatactgtctcttactctgtcAACCTCATTGACAACAATTATCTTGGCTGCtgtgaatgttgttttttggtttaattgGCTGAACATCATCACTCTGAGTGATGTATTCACTTCTGAGAGGAACATCTCAGAGTTAGTCTTCACAGCATTAGATGATCCTACGTTTTCTGGAGGGTTAGCACTGACAGTCACTGTGTTTTTCATTAAGTCAAACTCCCTCACAACAACTCTGTTGGTTGTTGTGTCTGCAGTATTTAGTCTGCACTGGTTGAACATCATTACACTGGCAGGTTTCTTCCCATCAGCATTAGATGATCCTAAGATATCAGAAGCGATGATGGTGACAATCACAGTGTTTTTCACTCTGTCAAACCCAATGACTACAACTGTCTTTGCTGCTGTGAATGTTGTTCTTTGGTTTAATTGGCTGGAAATCATCTCACTGAAGGATGTATTCTCATCTGAGATAAACCTTTCCGAGTTCGTCTTCACAGTATTAGATGATCCGAAGATGTTGGGAGTGTTAACACCAGCAATCACTGCGTTTTTCATGTCCAACTTATGGGTAATAACTCTCTCACTTACTGTGTATGCAATCGTTTGTTTGCATCGCTTTAACATCGTTACACTGACAAATTTCTTCCCGTCATGGTTAAAGAATCCCAAAATATTAGGAGTGTTCATGGTGACAACCGCAGTGCTTCTCACCGTGTCAACCTCACTGGTAACAGCTCTCTCAGTTGTTGTGAACGTCATACTTTGGTCCAATTGGCTGAAAATCATCAACCTGACGGATGTTTTCACATCCGACAGGAACCTTTTAAAGTTGGTCATCCTGGCATTAGACAATCCAAAGATATCAGGAGTGTTAACACTGACGatctctgtcttcttcttcatatCAAACGTGCTGGTAATAACTATCTCAGTTATTGTGTCTTTAGTATTTAGTTTGCATCGGTTTAACATCATTTCACTGACACATGTCTTCCCTTCAGGGTTAAAGAACCCTAAAATATTAGGAGTCTTAATAGTGACAGTCACTGTGTTCCTGACTTTCTCAACCTCTTTGATAACAACTCTCTCAGTTGCTGTGAATATCACACTTTGGTTCAACTGGCTGGACATCATCACAGTGACAGACTTAGTCACACTGGGTTCAGATGTATTCATGTCGTGCAACAGTTGGTCAAGCTACTCAAAGACCCGCGCTGAGTCAAGCCCAGGAGCTAAACGATTGGCTGATGTTGTCAAAGGGAAAAGCACTCTAATAACGTCACAAACTGGCTGTACCCCAGTTTACAGACTTCCACTAGAAGGGAAACAGATCAACATTAATGGCTGCAAGAGCTTCACTTTTGGAGAGAAATCCATGAATTGTAACAGAAACATCATGGTTCTTGGAGCTGCAGGTGCTGGAAAGTCCACTGCCATCAATGCGATGATAAACTACGTTCTAGGCGTTAGATGGGAAGACTCGTTTCGGTTTAAGTTAGTGGATGAAGGTCAGTCAGACTCACAGGTTCACAGTCAGACATCAGAAATCACAGTGTACAAACTCTACCACCAGGAGGGATTCAGGGTGAACTACTCCCTCACCATCATAGACACTCCAGTATTTGGGGGAATCGGCGGCGTAGACAGAGACAAGGAGATCACAGAGCAGCTGCGAAACCTCTTTGCTAACCAGGAAGGTGTTGGTGAAGTTGATGCTGTGTGTTTTGTAGTTCAGGCAGGTCTAACTGAACTGACATCAACACAAAGATATGTGTTTGATTCAGCGCTGTCAATCTTTGGCAAAGATGTGGCAGAAAACATCAGGATCCTGGTGACGTTTGCAGACGAGCAGCAGCAACCAGTTGTAGAGGCCATCAAAGTGTCCGGTGTCCCATGTCCTAAAGGTGCAGACGGGCTGCCAGTTCACTTCAAATTCAATAACTCAGTGCTGTTTGCTAACAACAAACCCTCCTTAGTAAGACGCATGATTTGGCCCTATAAAGAGAAAACCTTTGAGTATTGGAACATGGGGACAAAGAACATGGCCGGATTTTTTGCTAGTTTAGCTAACATCAAAACCATAAGATTGACAATGACCAATGAGgttctgaaagaaagaaagcaccTGGAAAGTacagtggaggagctgcagaagcaGGTTAAACTCAACTTGGCCAAGCTGGAGGATATCAGGGAGACAAACGACAAACTCAAAGAGCATGAAGCAGAAATCAGAAACAATGAGAACTTTGTGTTTCACATCACTGGGAGAAAGAACAGGCAAATTGATATTTCTCACACTAGGCAGTATATTACCAACTGCATGCAGTGCTATGTTACCTGTCACTATCCTTGTGGCATACCGAATGATGATGGTAAGAAAGGATGTTCTGCAATGAACCAAGATGGATACTGTCATGTATGTCCAGGGAAATGTTTCTGGAATGTGCATTCCAACCAGAGCTTCAGATGGGAATATAGTCAAGTTAATGAAGCACAAACAGTGaaagaactgaaagaaaaatacgAGAAAGCTTGTGGACAGAAGGTAACCTTAGAGGAGCTGATGAAAAATCTGATGTCAGAGTATCGATCTATGCAGGATGATGTGGTGAAACTGATTGCAGAAGCTGCAAAGTGTCTGAACAGAATGAAAGAGATAGTCCTGAACCCAAACCCCCTTACTACTCCAGAATACATCAACATGCTCATTAAAGGAGAGGAACAGGAGGCCAAGCCAGGCTGGGAGGAGAGAGTTCAGTCTCTGATGAAACTGAAGGAAAAGGCAGAGATCATA